One part of the Halobacteria archaeon AArc-dxtr1 genome encodes these proteins:
- a CDS encoding Gfo/Idh/MocA family oxidoreductase produces the protein MTVSVGLLSAAHVHTEVYAELLSEHDDATLHGVTDINIEQGRETADQHDTQFVSDADELLDQIDAAVICSPNVDHRDWFERAAAADVDVLCEKPLATTASEAESMVETWRESGINAGVAMPLRFCEPARLAKETIADNGIGSVLSLSGTNRGLMPGGWFVDPEAAGGGAVMDHTVHIVDLVAHLLGEWPAEVYAEVGTRMHDIDVEDVNVLSMELADGTPFLLDGSWSKPDTWHTWGDATLEITGAEGALSIDCTGRSIEYTVESGPKAGINRESYGTSANAGLIDDFVAAVRDGRNPQVTPEQGLQAVRVVEAAYESADAQAPVPIQR, from the coding sequence ATGACGGTTTCAGTCGGCCTTCTCTCGGCGGCTCACGTACATACGGAAGTCTATGCAGAGTTACTCTCCGAGCACGACGACGCGACGCTCCACGGGGTTACCGATATCAACATCGAACAGGGACGCGAAACTGCAGACCAACACGATACCCAGTTCGTCTCAGACGCAGATGAGTTGCTCGATCAGATCGATGCCGCGGTTATTTGTTCGCCCAACGTTGATCACCGAGACTGGTTCGAACGGGCGGCTGCAGCCGACGTCGATGTTCTCTGCGAGAAGCCCCTCGCAACCACCGCCTCGGAGGCTGAGTCGATGGTCGAAACGTGGCGCGAGTCCGGAATCAATGCCGGTGTCGCCATGCCGCTTCGGTTTTGCGAGCCCGCCCGTCTTGCCAAAGAAACGATAGCGGACAACGGAATTGGGTCCGTTCTCTCGCTTTCTGGTACCAATCGCGGACTGATGCCGGGAGGCTGGTTCGTCGATCCAGAGGCCGCAGGTGGCGGAGCTGTGATGGACCACACCGTTCACATTGTCGATCTCGTGGCGCATCTCCTCGGAGAGTGGCCAGCCGAAGTGTATGCAGAGGTCGGTACTCGAATGCACGATATCGACGTGGAGGACGTCAACGTTCTCTCCATGGAGTTGGCCGACGGAACGCCGTTCCTTCTCGACGGATCGTGGAGCAAGCCCGACACGTGGCACACGTGGGGTGACGCGACGCTCGAGATAACCGGTGCCGAGGGAGCCCTCTCCATCGATTGTACTGGTCGCTCGATCGAGTACACCGTCGAATCCGGTCCGAAAGCGGGGATCAACCGGGAATCGTACGGTACCAGCGCAAACGCCGGGTTGATCGACGACTTCGTAGCTGCGGTGCGTGACGGGCGTAATCCTCAAGTCACGCCCGAGCAGGGTCTGCAGGCCGTTCGTGTCGTCGAGGCTGCCTACGAGTCGGCAGATGCTCAAGCGCCGGTACCGATTCAGCGGTGA